A stretch of Prinia subflava isolate CZ2003 ecotype Zambia chromosome 14, Cam_Psub_1.2, whole genome shotgun sequence DNA encodes these proteins:
- the THOC7 gene encoding THO complex subunit 7 homolog: protein MGAVTDDEVIRKRLLIDGDGAGDDRRINLLVKSFIKWCNSGSQEEGYSQYQRMLSTLSQCEFSMGKTLLVYDMNLREMENYEKIYKDIENSIAAAHEKISECKKQILQAKRIRKNRQEYDALAKVIQHHPDRHETLKQLEALGKELQNLSHIKENVEDKLELRRKQFHVLLSTIHELQQTLENDEKLSEAEESQETQMEAEAKQ from the exons ATGGGGGCCGTGACCGACG ATGAAGTTATCCGCAAGCGGCTGCTGATCGATGGCGATGGAGCTGGTGATGACAGGAGGATCAATTTGCTGGTGAAGAGTTTCATTAAGTGGTGCAATTCCGGATCTCAGGAGGAAGG ATACAGCCAGTACCAACGAATGCTGAGTACTTTATCACAGTGTGAATTTTCAATGGGAAAAACTCTTCTGGTGTATGACATGAACCTGAGAGAGatggaaaattatgaaaaaatctATAAGGATATAG aaaatagtATTGCTGCAGCCCATGAGAAGATATCTGAATGCAAAAAACAAATCCTGCAAGCAAAAAGGATTCGAAAAAATCGCCAGG AATATGATGCATTGGCCAAAGTCATACAGCATCACCCAGACAGACATGAAACACTGAA GCAGCTAGAAGCTTTGGGAAAAGAACTGCAAAACCTTTCTcacattaaagaaaatgttgaaGATAAG TTGGAGCTGAGAAGGAAGCAGTTCCATGTTCTCCTGAGCACCATCCATGAACTTCAGCAAACCCTGGAGA ATGATGAAAAACTTTCTGAAGCTGAGGAATCCCAAGAAACTCAGATGGAAGCAGAGGCCAAGCAGTAG